The DNA region CATTTCATTTTCCAATGCTTTTGCTTCTTGCCTGTTTTTTTCTGCATTCTCTTCAGGAGTCAAATCATAAGGCCTTGTAAAGAATAAATCAATATCATTTACCACCTGACAAATTGACATATGCAATAACTCTTTAAGAGCCAAACTCTTTTGCACCCTATTCAATGAGTCATCAGAATAAATTCTATCGTGGTCCTCTTTATAATCTCTGCGAATCTTTTCAGGATCCAAATCAACTTGAAGTTTGTCTTCCTCATATTCTTCAGTTAAAACTAAAAAATTAATCAATTCCTCTTTTTCATCTGAAAAATCATTTTCTTCATCTGCAATCACTTCATGGAAATATTGATAAACAGATTGGAAAACATCTCTTGAAACATTTCCTCCAATGATATTGTCAATGAATAATTCAAAAGAATTGGATATATAATATTTGCCGTTTTCCTCTTTAGTTTTAAAGACAAGTTCGTTTTCCACATTAGCAACATATTGAATAATAACAATATCCTGACCTTTTTCAAAGGTATTAATATTAAAATTTGTATTATTTAATTTGTAATCTGCATTGACTTTTAAAGCATTTGCAACATTTTCAATTTCTTCTTTTGAAATTTCCATATATTCTTCAACCATATTTTTTCCCCATTATTTGTTTATATTTTTTTAATAATTAAAAGTATTTATTTATTAATATTATAATAATAAAATCATGGAAAGTGAAGACATTTTAATCGAACTTAAAGAATTGTCCGCAAATGATGAAATTACCAAAGAGGAACTGATGACAATTCTAAAAAAATATGCCAGCATCATATCAGTATACGATTTAATGATGGCTACAGCTTACATGAGAAAAGACGGAGAGTATATTCAAGCACAATACCGTGAAAAATACTTAGAAATCTATATAAAATATTTTATTATGCGTATGAAAGAAGTTCTTGAAAATGAAAGTTATAACAAGGACATCACAATTGATAAAGAAAGATATGACAACTCATTCTACCTGCTTGAGAGAACCTTTGAAAATGAAAGGATATCAAACTCAAAAGATGATAAATTTCCACTGATTTATGTTATTACATCAGTGTATACAACATTCATTTTAGAAGAGCCAATTCACCCGGTAGGTAGTGAATTTCCGGGAAATTTAAAAGTAGAAAATAGAAATGGGCAATTTTTATGTCCTGTAAAAGATAATCAGAAAGATAATGTAAATGCAATTTGCCATTTATGTCTTGCAGAGCAGACACCAGATATTTAGGAGATTAAAATGAACATTTGTCTTTACGGATCAGGAAGTCGAAGAATCGATGAAATTTATACAGATAAAGCATATGAATTAGGCTGTGCTATTGCTAAAAAAGGCCATACACTTGTTTTCGGAGGAGGCGATACCGGAATGATGGGAGCATGTGCCCATGGAGTCCATGACAATAACGGAAGGTCCCTAGGTATCGCACCACAATGGATTGGAGATTTTGAACCCTTGTGCGAGAATTGCAGTGACTTTATTTATGTCGATTCAATGGATGAGAGAAAAAAGGAATTTGAAAAACATTCTGATGCATTCATAATATCCCCAGGAGGAATAGGGACATTAGATGAATTTTTTGAAATAATTACTCTTAAAAAATTAAAACAGCACAATAAGGAAATTATAGTTTTCAATATTGATGGCTTTTTTGATAAAATGTTTGAAATGATTGATGAAATGGATAAAAAAGGATTTTTATATAAACAAGAGGAAATATTTAAAATAGCTAACAGTATTGATGAAATATTTCAATGCCTAAAGTAATAACAAGACATTATGGAAAATCTCAAAGAGAAGTATAATCCTCTTAATTGAGAACGGAGGCTGACTGGTACTTAATAGTTTGTTCGAATTATGTGCGGAAACATAGTACTTTGATGATATATTCCCTTTCATACTGTTTAGGTATTGTCAATACAATTAAATAAAATAATAAAAGAAAATTTAAGAAAACAAAATGGGATGCAAATGATTAGTGACAGCGAAGTATTAAAAATAGCTCAGAAATTAGAAAATGCAAATAATATTGACATTAAAAAAACCATTGAAAAAGCCACTACAGCAGGATATCTTGGTGAAAAACATTTTTATTGTACAGTTATTGAAGATGGAGGTCTGACACATCCCGTTCCGGAAATTTTCGGGGATATAAATAAATCAATGCCTCTTGACAACTTATACTTTGACATCATATCAAAAGCTCTCGACCATGATGGAATCTATATATCACTGGGTTATTGCACATTAAATATAATGATTCCAGATGAAGAATGTGATGAAATAATAGAATATGATGATTACGATTTGGATGAAGATGAATATGAATATAAGATTGAATATGCTCTGATTACTGCAGATAGTCTTAAAAAATTCAGAGTTTATGCTGAAGAGGGTATTGCCGCACCTGAACGAACACAGGATGTAGGACTTATGATTAACATTTTTGATGGAAATTATAAAGCTTATTTTGCACTCAGGTCTACTGATCAGTGCATGTCAAGCTTTAGAGTGCTTCCTTTTAGTACCGACTATCAAAAAGAGCACCCATTATCCCTTAAAAATCCGATAAATAAAATTTTAATAGAAATGATTGATAAAACAATTGTTTTAAAAAAAAGAAGATTAAGAAATAAATCTATTTCTTAATTGAGTTTAATGCACTTTGTGCACCTTGTCTTACAAAGCCACTTTCATCATCAAGTAATTTTTCAAGAGCAGGAATGGCTTTTTCATCACCTATGTTACCAAGTGCCCATGCAGCAGCTCCTCTTACTCTCCAATCTTCATCATCTAAAGTTTCAATTAAAGGATCAACAGCAGGTTGGCCCATACGTGACAGTGCTGTAGAAGCTTCCCTTCTAACCAATTTGTTATTGTCTTTTAATGTATCAATTAAAGCAGGAATAGCTTTTGGATCATTAATAGCACCTAATAAAGTAGCAGCATTTAATCTGATTTGTTTTTTCCTACTGGATAAAGCATCTATTAAAGGGCCTACTGCTTCATCTGCTCTTAATTCTAATTCTCCAACAGCATCTTCAACAACAAATTCATCTTTGTCATTTAACAATTCAATTAATTCATCGATACTTCTTTCCATTTAAATCCCTCTTTTATAAAGAAATGGTATTTAACTACTTTTTACTATGTAATTACTATGATTTATATTTACATAGTATAAAAGTATTTCGATAGTATACGAACAAAATTAAAAATAAATAATATGACACAAATATTAATATACAAATAAATTTTTTTAAGTGAAATAATGTATAATATTGCAATCATTAGTGGAGACGGAATCGGTCATGAAGTAATGAATGCCTGCGAGTTTTTACTTGACAAACTCGACTTGGATTTTAGTTTTGAATATGGTGAAGCGGGTTTTGACTGTTATAATAAAAATGGAGTAACATTACCTGAAGAAACAATAAAAATAGCAAAAAAAAGTGATGCAGTATTGTTTGGA from uncultured Methanobrevibacter sp. includes:
- a CDS encoding DUF2115 domain-containing protein, which produces MESEDILIELKELSANDEITKEELMTILKKYASIISVYDLMMATAYMRKDGEYIQAQYREKYLEIYIKYFIMRMKEVLENESYNKDITIDKERYDNSFYLLERTFENERISNSKDDKFPLIYVITSVYTTFILEEPIHPVGSEFPGNLKVENRNGQFLCPVKDNQKDNVNAICHLCLAEQTPDI
- a CDS encoding TIGR00730 family Rossman fold protein, yielding MNICLYGSGSRRIDEIYTDKAYELGCAIAKKGHTLVFGGGDTGMMGACAHGVHDNNGRSLGIAPQWIGDFEPLCENCSDFIYVDSMDERKKEFEKHSDAFIISPGGIGTLDEFFEIITLKKLKQHNKEIIVFNIDGFFDKMFEMIDEMDKKGFLYKQEEIFKIANSIDEIFQCLK
- a CDS encoding HEAT repeat domain-containing protein, which gives rise to MERSIDELIELLNDKDEFVVEDAVGELELRADEAVGPLIDALSSRKKQIRLNAATLLGAINDPKAIPALIDTLKDNNKLVRREASTALSRMGQPAVDPLIETLDDEDWRVRGAAAWALGNIGDEKAIPALEKLLDDESGFVRQGAQSALNSIKK